A window of the Chionomys nivalis chromosome 25, mChiNiv1.1, whole genome shotgun sequence genome harbors these coding sequences:
- the LOC130866329 gene encoding olfactory receptor 6C70-like produces the protein MKNYSRQIEFTLLGLTNNSQLQIVIFLCLLLNYLLSMLGNLTIIALTLLDPHLKTPMYFFLRNFSLLEVLFTTTCIPRFLITIVTKEKTISYNGCICQLFFYIFLGATEFFLLATMSYDRYIAICKPLHYTSIMSSKVCHQLVLVSWITGFLVIFPPLIIGLDLDFCASNVIDHFLCDVSPVLQLSCSDTHVLELTSFVLALMTLIVTLAVVILSYAHIVKTIIKFPSAQQKKKAFSTCSSHMLVVSLTYGSCIFIYIKPSANQRVALSKGIAVLNTSVAPLLNPFIYTLRNKQVKQAFVAVLRRIFSASQR, from the coding sequence atgaagaacTATTCAAGACAGATAGAGTTTACCCTTCTTGGACTAACAAATAATTCTCAGTTACAGATTGTaatttttttgtgtcttttgCTGAATTACTTGCTGAGTATGCTAGGAAATTTAACTATCATCGCCCTCACTCTGCTAGATCCCCACCTCAAGACACCAATGTATTTTTTCCTCCGTAATTTCTCTTTACTGGAAGTTTTGTTCACAACTACCTGCATTCCCAGATTCTTAATCACCATTGTAACCAAGGAAAAGACAATTTCCTATAATGGTTGTATATGTCAGTTGTTCTTTTACATATTCTTGGGGGCCACAGAGTTTTTCCTCTTGGCTACCATGTCCTACGACCGCTATATTGCCATCTGCAAGCCTTTGCACTATACATCCATCATGAGCAGCAAAGTTTGCCATCAGCTTGTCCTCGTTTCTTGGATAACTGGATTCTTAGTGATTTTCCCACCACTGATTATTGGCCTTGACTTGGATTTTTGTGCATCAAATGTCATTGACCATTTCCTTTGTGATGTTTCTCCTGTCCTACAACTTTCTTGCTCAGACACACATGTTCTAGAACTAACTTCCTTCGTCTTAGCTCTCATGACACTCATTGTCACGTTAGCAGTGGTAATCCTTTCTTATGCTCACATTGTCAAAACGATTATCAAATTCCCTTCAgctcagcaaaagaaaaaggcttttTCCACTTGTTCTTCTCACATGCTTGTTGTTTCCCTCACTTATGGGAGTTGCATATTTATCTACATAAAGCCATCAGCAAATCAAAGAGTTGCTTTGAGTAAAGGAATAGCTGTACTCAACACTTCAGTTGCCCCTTTGTTGAACCCATTCATTTATACTCTGAGGAATAAGCAAGTTAAACAAGCCTTTGTAGCAGTGCTTAGAAGAATATTTTCTGCTTCACAAAGGTAA